The Prevotella sp. E9-3 genome has a window encoding:
- the atpA gene encoding F0F1 ATP synthase subunit alpha has protein sequence MSDKIKPSEVSQVLLEQLKGISDGAQFDEVGTVLQVSDGVARIYGLRNAEANELLEFENGTMAIVMNLEEDNVGCVLLGTTSGIKEGMVVKRTRRIASIRVNDNMLGRVINPLGQAIDGKGEIDLTASFEMPLDRKAPGVIYRQPVKEPLQTGLKAVDSMIPIGRGQRELIIGDRQTGKTAIAVDTIINQKSFYEAGKPVYCIYVAIGQKASTVAALVQTLKEHGAMPYTIVVAATAADPAAMQYYAPFAGAAIGEYFRDRGLPALVVYDDLSKQAVAYREVSLILRRPSGREAYPGDVFYLHSRLLERAAKINEQQEVAEQMNDLPECMKGHVRGGGSLTALPIIETQAGDVSAYIPTNVISITDGQIFLESDLFNQGFRPAINVGISVSRVGGSAQIKSMKKVAGTLKIDQAQYRELEAFSKFSSDMDAVTAMTLDRGRKNNQLLIQPQYSPMPVGEQIAILYCGVHGLMREVPIDKVRECQNQFLDKLRSSNPEVIETLTSGKIDDETTGKIEKVMADIAGTYK, from the coding sequence ATGTCAGATAAGATTAAACCAAGTGAAGTCAGTCAGGTTCTGCTCGAACAACTGAAAGGTATCTCAGACGGAGCTCAGTTTGACGAAGTGGGCACTGTACTTCAGGTTTCTGATGGTGTGGCACGCATCTACGGATTGCGCAATGCTGAAGCCAATGAGTTGCTCGAGTTTGAAAACGGCACGATGGCTATCGTAATGAACCTGGAGGAAGACAACGTAGGTTGTGTGCTTCTTGGTACCACATCGGGCATTAAGGAAGGTATGGTAGTAAAGCGCACACGCCGTATTGCCAGCATCCGCGTGAACGACAATATGCTCGGTCGTGTTATCAACCCATTGGGACAGGCTATTGATGGTAAAGGCGAAATCGACCTTACTGCTTCATTCGAGATGCCACTCGACCGCAAGGCTCCTGGCGTTATCTATCGCCAGCCTGTGAAAGAACCGCTGCAAACAGGTTTGAAGGCAGTCGATTCAATGATTCCTATTGGTCGAGGACAGCGTGAGCTCATTATCGGTGACCGTCAGACAGGTAAGACAGCTATTGCCGTTGACACCATCATCAATCAGAAGAGTTTCTACGAGGCAGGGAAGCCTGTTTACTGCATCTATGTAGCCATTGGTCAGAAAGCCTCTACCGTAGCCGCTCTTGTTCAGACACTAAAGGAGCATGGTGCTATGCCCTACACTATTGTGGTGGCTGCCACAGCTGCAGATCCTGCAGCAATGCAGTATTATGCGCCATTTGCCGGAGCTGCCATTGGAGAATATTTCCGTGATCGTGGTCTTCCTGCCCTTGTAGTATATGACGACCTGTCAAAACAGGCAGTTGCCTATCGTGAAGTATCGCTGATTCTGCGTCGTCCTTCTGGACGTGAGGCCTACCCTGGCGATGTGTTCTATTTGCACTCTCGACTATTGGAGCGTGCAGCCAAGATTAACGAGCAACAGGAGGTGGCTGAACAGATGAACGACCTTCCTGAGTGCATGAAGGGACATGTGCGTGGTGGTGGTTCACTTACCGCTCTTCCTATCATCGAGACACAGGCTGGCGACGTATCGGCTTATATCCCAACGAATGTGATCTCTATTACAGATGGTCAGATATTCCTTGAGAGCGACCTCTTCAATCAGGGCTTCCGTCCGGCAATCAACGTAGGTATCTCAGTATCGCGTGTGGGTGGTTCGGCACAGATTAAATCTATGAAGAAAGTGGCTGGTACGCTGAAGATTGACCAGGCTCAGTATCGTGAGTTGGAAGCTTTCTCAAAGTTCTCAAGCGATATGGATGCCGTAACAGCTATGACACTCGACCGTGGTCGTAAGAACAATCAGTTGCTGATTCAGCCTCAGTATAGTCCAATGCCCGTAGGTGAACAAATTGCTATTCTCTATTGTGGCGTTCATGGCTTGATGCGTGAGGTTCCTATTGATAAGGTTCGTGAGTGTCAGAATCAGTTTCTCGACAAATTGCGTTCTTCTAACCCAGAGGTTATTGAGACGCTGACAAGTGGAAAGATTGACGACGAGACAACAGGTAAGATTGAGAAGGTGATGGCTGACATCGCCGGCACTTACAAGTAA
- a CDS encoding F0F1 ATP synthase subunit gamma, with protein MPSLKEIKGRIASVNSTRKITSAMKMVASSKLHHAQVAIQNMLPYETMLEHILKSFLAAEAEAQTIYDQERPVKRVALVVFSSNSSLCGGFNANIIKKMQHTAAAFIDTLGAENVEIYPIGRKVTEKAQKLGYIVKGERNAMVDHPNVQNCIDLAMELGNRFAKGELDRVELIYHHFKSAGSQILTQKTFLPIDIESELERDHERDLTSNVVTREAQEYLKQKKKKNEQKEQKAVPLNDNFIVEPSMNAVLSVLMPKLAHLMIYTALLDSIASEHAARMVAMQTATDNADELLRQLNLQYNKSRQQAITSELLDIVGGSVNN; from the coding sequence ATGCCAAGTCTGAAAGAAATTAAAGGCAGAATCGCCTCAGTAAACTCGACAAGAAAGATAACGTCTGCCATGAAAATGGTGGCCTCGTCAAAGTTGCACCATGCTCAAGTAGCAATTCAAAACATGTTGCCCTATGAGACTATGCTGGAACACATATTGAAATCGTTCCTTGCAGCTGAAGCCGAAGCTCAGACGATATACGATCAGGAGCGTCCTGTGAAGCGTGTGGCATTGGTTGTCTTCTCATCAAACTCTTCTCTTTGTGGTGGTTTTAATGCCAACATTATCAAGAAGATGCAACATACAGCAGCAGCTTTTATCGATACACTGGGAGCTGAGAATGTTGAAATCTATCCTATTGGCCGAAAGGTAACTGAAAAAGCTCAGAAATTAGGCTATATAGTAAAGGGAGAGCGAAACGCAATGGTTGATCATCCTAACGTTCAGAACTGCATAGATTTGGCTATGGAGTTAGGTAATCGCTTCGCAAAAGGTGAGCTGGATCGAGTGGAACTGATTTATCATCACTTCAAAAGCGCTGGTTCTCAGATTCTCACTCAGAAGACTTTCCTTCCAATCGATATTGAAAGCGAATTAGAACGTGACCACGAACGTGATTTGACCAGTAATGTTGTAACTCGCGAAGCTCAGGAATATCTGAAGCAAAAGAAAAAGAAGAATGAGCAGAAAGAGCAGAAAGCAGTTCCATTGAACGATAATTTCATAGTAGAGCCAAGTATGAATGCTGTACTTTCAGTACTGATGCCTAAACTGGCCCATCTAATGATTTATACTGCCCTTTTGGATAGCATTGCCTCTGAGCACGCAGCACGTATGGTTGCCATGCAGACAGCTACTGACAATGCTGATGAACTTCTTCGCCAGTTGAACCTCCAATACAATAAGAGTCGTCAACAAGCTATTACAAGCGAATTGCTTGACATTGTAGGCGGATCAGTAAACAACTAA
- the nqrF gene encoding NADH:ubiquinone reductase (Na(+)-transporting) subunit F: MAQFIAYSIGVFLIVILLLVVILLVAKKYLSPSGNVNIEINGQNTINVPQGNSLMSTLNENGIFLPSACGGKASCGQCKVQVLEGGGEILDSEKPHFSRKEIKAGWRLGCQCKVKGDLKIHVDESILGVKEYECTVISNKNVATFIKEFKVQLPAGAHMDFLPGSYAQIKIPAFDCIDYDKDFDKSLIGDEYLPAWEKFGLFPLKCKNPEPTIRAYSMANYPAEGDVFMLTVRIATPPFKADRSGFMEVNPGIASSYIFSLKPGDKVIMSGPYGDFHPHFDSKKEMIWVGGGAGMAPLRAQIMHMTKTLHTTDREMHYFYGARALNEVFYLEDFLGLEKEYPNFHFHLALDRPDPAADAAGVKYTPGFVHNVMYATYLKDHDAPEDIEYYMCGPGPMSKAVVSMLDSLGVEPESIMYDNFGG, from the coding sequence ATGGCTCAGTTTATAGCATATAGCATAGGAGTATTCCTCATCGTAATACTTCTCTTGGTTGTTATCCTGCTGGTAGCAAAGAAATATCTCTCACCCAGCGGTAATGTGAATATTGAGATTAATGGTCAGAATACCATTAACGTGCCTCAGGGTAACTCACTCATGTCAACACTCAACGAGAATGGCATTTTCCTTCCTTCTGCTTGTGGCGGTAAAGCAAGCTGCGGACAGTGTAAGGTACAGGTGCTTGAAGGTGGTGGCGAAATTCTTGACTCTGAGAAGCCACACTTCTCTCGTAAAGAAATTAAGGCTGGTTGGCGTTTGGGCTGTCAGTGCAAAGTGAAAGGTGACTTGAAGATACATGTCGATGAGTCTATCCTCGGCGTGAAAGAGTACGAGTGTACCGTTATCAGCAACAAAAACGTGGCTACCTTCATCAAGGAATTCAAAGTGCAGTTGCCTGCTGGTGCTCACATGGATTTCTTGCCTGGTTCATATGCTCAGATTAAGATTCCCGCATTCGACTGCATTGACTACGACAAGGACTTCGACAAGAGTCTGATTGGCGACGAGTATCTGCCTGCATGGGAAAAGTTCGGACTGTTCCCATTGAAGTGTAAGAATCCAGAGCCTACCATTCGTGCTTACTCTATGGCTAACTATCCTGCAGAGGGTGATGTGTTTATGCTTACCGTTCGTATTGCAACTCCTCCCTTTAAAGCAGACCGTAGTGGATTCATGGAGGTAAATCCTGGTATTGCTTCTTCTTATATCTTCTCGCTGAAACCCGGTGACAAGGTAATCATGAGCGGCCCTTATGGAGATTTCCATCCTCACTTCGACTCAAAGAAGGAGATGATTTGGGTTGGCGGTGGTGCTGGTATGGCTCCACTTCGCGCACAGATTATGCACATGACGAAGACACTTCATACTACTGATCGTGAGATGCACTATTTCTATGGTGCTCGTGCATTGAATGAGGTGTTCTATCTTGAAGACTTCCTGGGACTGGAGAAGGAGTATCCCAACTTCCATTTCCATCTTGCACTTGACCGTCCTGATCCTGCTGCAGATGCTGCAGGCGTGAAGTACACTCCTGGTTTTGTGCACAATGTGATGTACGCGACATACTTGAAGGATCATGATGCTCCTGAGGATATTGAGTACTATATGTGTGGTCCTGGTCCTATGTCGAAGGCTGTCGTTTCTATGCTTGACTCGCTTGGCGTAGAGCCAGAGAGCATCATGTACGATAACTTTGGTGGATAA
- the nqrE gene encoding NADH:ubiquinone reductase (Na(+)-transporting) subunit E, which translates to MEHVISLFFRSIFVDNMIFAFFLGMCSYLAVSKTVKTSMGLGLAVTFVLTVTVPVNYLLQTKVLGPDCLVEGVDLSYLSFILFIGVIAGMVQLVEMTVEKYSPSLYAALGIFLPLIAVNCAIMGASLFMQQRILMDPENTQAITSVWDALVYGFGSGIGWTLAIVSLGAIREKMQYGDVPRPLQGLGITFIVVGLMAMAMMCFSGLNI; encoded by the coding sequence ATGGAACACGTAATTAGTCTATTCTTCAGGTCGATTTTTGTCGACAATATGATATTTGCCTTCTTCCTCGGTATGTGTTCATACTTGGCTGTATCGAAGACGGTGAAAACATCAATGGGATTGGGTTTGGCTGTAACCTTCGTGCTCACAGTAACAGTACCTGTGAACTACTTGTTGCAGACAAAGGTGTTAGGTCCTGACTGTCTCGTTGAAGGCGTAGATCTGAGCTATCTCTCGTTCATACTGTTCATTGGCGTCATTGCCGGTATGGTGCAGCTCGTAGAGATGACTGTAGAGAAATACTCACCCTCACTTTATGCAGCATTGGGTATCTTCCTGCCTCTGATTGCCGTGAACTGTGCTATCATGGGTGCATCACTCTTTATGCAGCAGCGCATACTCATGGACCCAGAAAATACACAGGCCATCACTTCAGTGTGGGATGCTTTGGTTTATGGATTCGGATCAGGTATCGGCTGGACACTCGCAATCGTTTCACTTGGAGCTATCCGTGAGAAAATGCAGTACGGCGATGTGCCTCGTCCACTTCAGGGCCTTGGAATTACATTTATTGTAGTAGGCCTTATGGCTATGGCTATGATGTGCTTCTCTGGACTGAACATATAA
- a CDS encoding NADH:ubiquinone reductase (Na(+)-transporting) subunit D encodes MSLFSKQNREVFLKPLNADHPILGQVLGICSALAVTSQLKPAIVMGLAVTVITAFSNTIISILRNTIPNRIRIVVQLVVVAALVTIVSQILKAYVYDVSVELSVYVGLIITNCILMGRLEAFAMMNKPWPSFLDGVGNGLGYAMILVIVGAVRELLGRGSLLGFQIIPDACYDMGYINNGMMTMPAMALILVGIVIWVHRAYFYKEK; translated from the coding sequence ATGAGTTTATTTAGTAAACAAAATAGAGAGGTTTTCCTGAAACCATTGAATGCTGATCATCCCATTTTGGGCCAGGTACTTGGCATCTGTTCGGCTTTGGCTGTAACCTCACAGTTGAAACCGGCCATCGTGATGGGTCTCGCTGTAACAGTGATCACCGCATTCTCAAACACGATTATCTCTATTCTGCGTAATACCATTCCTAACCGTATTCGTATTGTGGTGCAGTTGGTAGTGGTGGCAGCATTGGTAACCATCGTGTCGCAGATTCTGAAGGCTTATGTATATGATGTGAGTGTTGAACTCAGCGTTTACGTAGGTCTGATTATTACCAACTGTATCCTCATGGGACGTCTTGAGGCTTTCGCTATGATGAACAAACCTTGGCCTTCATTCCTTGATGGTGTGGGTAATGGTCTTGGCTATGCAATGATTCTGGTCATTGTAGGTGCTGTACGTGAATTGCTGGGCCGTGGCTCTCTGCTTGGTTTCCAGATTATTCCTGATGCCTGCTATGATATGGGTTACATCAACAATGGTATGATGACCATGCCTGCTATGGCCCTGATTCTTGTTGGTATTGTTATTTGGGTTCATCGTGCTTATTTTTATAAGGAGAAATAA
- a CDS encoding FMN-binding protein: MSKLNTNSNSYIIIYSAILVVVVAFLLAFIFKALKPMQDANVALDIKKQILYSLNIRNLDGAEAEAKYAEVVKEEKELNGQKFYECEIDGNEILVASLKGMGLWGGISGYMAVDNEGKVYGAYFNHEGETAGLGAEIKDSQAWQEKFIGKRIWDDDNNVVLSVVKKVEDPATQVDCVTGATLTSNGVDAMLKEGLKNVENYVVGRLNEVIASQKETVDSAAVAECVDSTIVKE; the protein is encoded by the coding sequence ATGAGCAAGCTAAATACAAATTCAAATTCGTACATTATTATATATAGTGCGATTCTTGTAGTTGTCGTTGCATTCCTGTTGGCCTTCATCTTTAAGGCACTGAAGCCTATGCAGGATGCAAACGTGGCACTCGATATTAAGAAACAGATACTCTATTCACTCAATATTCGCAATTTGGATGGTGCTGAAGCCGAAGCCAAATATGCCGAAGTAGTGAAGGAAGAGAAAGAACTGAATGGACAGAAATTCTACGAGTGCGAAATTGACGGAAACGAAATCCTTGTGGCAAGTCTGAAAGGTATGGGCCTTTGGGGTGGTATCAGCGGCTATATGGCTGTTGATAATGAAGGAAAGGTGTATGGTGCCTACTTCAATCATGAAGGAGAAACAGCCGGTTTGGGTGCAGAAATCAAGGATTCTCAGGCTTGGCAGGAGAAATTCATTGGTAAGCGCATCTGGGACGACGATAATAATGTTGTTCTCTCGGTAGTTAAGAAAGTAGAGGATCCTGCTACACAGGTTGACTGCGTGACGGGTGCTACACTAACTTCAAACGGCGTTGATGCAATGCTGAAAGAAGGACTGAAGAACGTTGAAAACTATGTTGTCGGCAGACTGAATGAAGTTATTGCTTCTCAGAAAGAGACAGTTGATTCAGCAGCCGTAGCAGAGTGTGTAGATTCTACTATCGTAAAAGAGTAA
- a CDS encoding NADH:ubiquinone reductase (Na(+)-transporting) subunit B: protein MSALRNYLNKIKPNFEEGGKLHAFRSLFDGFETFLYVPNDTAKTGVHIHDAIDSKRIMSMVVLALMPAMLFGMYNVGYQNALAAGTLATATFMDLFVFGFLAVLPKILVSYIVGLGIEFAWAQWKGEEIQEGFLVSGILIPLIVPVNCPLWILAIAVAFAVIIGKEIFGGTGMNIFNPALLCRAFLFFAYPTKMSGDQVWVANESILGFGNTLPDGFTAATPLGQIGAGTEVTASLNDMILGFIPGSIGETSVVAIALGALLLLWTGIASWKTMLSVFVGGGLMACCFESLGMTPITWYEHIVLGGFCFGAVFMATDPVTSCRTETGKWIYGFLIGVMAVVIRVMNPGYPEGMMLAILLMNMFAPTIDHFVVERNISKRMKRGSNS, encoded by the coding sequence ATGAGCGCATTAAGAAATTATCTCAACAAGATAAAGCCGAACTTCGAGGAGGGTGGAAAGTTGCATGCCTTCCGTTCGTTGTTCGATGGCTTCGAGACCTTCCTCTACGTGCCTAATGACACGGCGAAGACGGGCGTTCACATTCACGACGCTATTGACTCGAAGCGTATCATGAGTATGGTAGTGCTCGCATTGATGCCTGCCATGCTGTTTGGTATGTACAATGTGGGTTATCAGAATGCACTGGCTGCTGGCACACTGGCCACAGCAACATTCATGGACCTCTTCGTGTTTGGTTTCCTGGCTGTACTGCCAAAAATTCTCGTTTCTTACATTGTAGGTCTGGGCATAGAATTTGCATGGGCTCAGTGGAAGGGCGAGGAAATTCAGGAGGGATTCCTCGTTAGTGGTATTCTTATTCCATTGATTGTTCCTGTAAACTGCCCCTTGTGGATTCTGGCTATTGCAGTAGCTTTTGCAGTGATCATTGGTAAGGAAATATTTGGCGGCACTGGTATGAATATCTTCAACCCAGCACTGCTTTGCCGCGCTTTCCTTTTCTTCGCTTATCCTACAAAGATGAGTGGCGATCAGGTTTGGGTAGCCAATGAAAGCATTCTTGGTTTCGGCAATACATTGCCCGACGGATTTACTGCAGCTACACCACTCGGTCAGATTGGTGCAGGAACAGAAGTAACGGCTTCTCTGAACGATATGATTCTTGGTTTTATTCCAGGTTCAATCGGTGAAACTTCAGTAGTGGCTATCGCACTGGGTGCCCTGCTGTTGTTGTGGACAGGTATTGCTTCTTGGAAGACCATGCTGAGTGTATTCGTAGGTGGTGGACTGATGGCCTGCTGCTTTGAGAGTCTTGGTATGACTCCTATCACATGGTATGAACATATTGTGCTGGGCGGATTCTGCTTTGGTGCTGTGTTCATGGCTACTGATCCTGTAACCTCTTGTCGTACAGAAACAGGTAAGTGGATTTATGGTTTCCTGATTGGTGTTATGGCAGTTGTGATTCGTGTGATGAACCCAGGTTATCCTGAAGGCATGATGCTGGCAATCCTGCTCATGAACATGTTTGCTCCCACTATCGACCACTTCGTAGTAGAGCGTAACATCTCGAAACGTATGAAGAGAGGTAGCAACTCTTAA
- a CDS encoding Na(+)-translocating NADH-quinone reductase subunit A: MKQVFNLRKGLDIRLKGKAEEQKIQLKSNGRYALVPDDFEGVTPKVLVHEGDIVKAGDALFVNKQYPQVRFASPVSGKVTSVERGERRKVLCVKVEADATQQYVEFGKKDVSKLDGNAVVDALLEAGLFGYINQLPYAVSTNPETKPKAIFVSALRDKPLACDFEYEVKGQEQDFQTGLTALSKIAKTYVGVGKNSSLSNLQNVEVNEFNGSCPAGNVGVQVNHVSPVNKGEVVWTIGDPTVVLFIGRLFNTGRVDLRRTVALCGSEVQKPVHVDMLVGEELSTLLSNSYDASHSVRIINGNVLTGRQTTKDGFLGAHSSEITVIPEGSDADEMLGWIMPRFKQFSVNRSYFSWLCGKKEFEADARIKGGARHMIMSGEYDKVLPMDIYGEYLIKAIITGDIDRQEQLGIYEVAPEDFALAEFVDSSKLELQRIVREGLNILRKENA; the protein is encoded by the coding sequence ATTAAACAAGTTTTCAATTTGCGTAAAGGCCTTGATATTCGTCTGAAAGGTAAAGCTGAGGAGCAAAAAATCCAGCTGAAATCTAATGGGCGCTATGCTTTAGTACCCGATGATTTCGAAGGTGTTACTCCAAAAGTTCTTGTACATGAGGGCGATATTGTCAAGGCAGGCGATGCTTTGTTTGTTAACAAGCAGTATCCGCAGGTTCGCTTTGCCTCACCCGTAAGCGGTAAGGTAACATCCGTAGAGCGTGGCGAACGTCGTAAGGTGCTCTGTGTGAAGGTTGAAGCCGATGCCACACAGCAGTATGTAGAATTCGGCAAAAAGGATGTTTCGAAACTCGATGGCAACGCTGTTGTCGATGCTCTTCTCGAAGCAGGCTTGTTCGGCTACATCAATCAGTTGCCTTATGCCGTTTCTACCAATCCTGAAACGAAGCCTAAGGCAATTTTTGTGTCTGCTCTGCGCGATAAGCCATTGGCTTGCGACTTTGAGTATGAGGTAAAAGGTCAGGAACAGGACTTCCAGACTGGTTTGACGGCTCTGTCGAAGATTGCTAAGACCTACGTGGGCGTTGGCAAGAATTCTTCACTGAGCAATCTTCAGAATGTTGAAGTGAACGAGTTCAATGGCTCATGTCCTGCAGGCAACGTTGGCGTACAGGTGAACCATGTGTCGCCAGTAAACAAAGGCGAAGTGGTTTGGACCATTGGCGATCCAACCGTAGTACTGTTCATCGGTCGTCTTTTCAACACGGGTAGAGTGGATTTGCGCCGCACGGTTGCTCTTTGCGGTAGCGAGGTTCAGAAGCCTGTGCATGTAGATATGCTGGTGGGTGAAGAACTCTCTACACTGCTGTCAAACAGCTATGATGCTTCACACAGCGTACGTATAATTAATGGTAACGTGCTCACTGGACGTCAGACTACAAAGGATGGTTTCCTAGGTGCCCATTCATCAGAAATTACCGTAATTCCTGAAGGTTCGGATGCCGATGAGATGCTGGGCTGGATAATGCCTCGCTTTAAGCAGTTCTCAGTGAACCGCAGCTACTTCTCATGGCTCTGTGGAAAGAAAGAGTTTGAGGCTGATGCACGTATCAAGGGTGGTGCACGCCACATGATTATGAGTGGTGAGTATGACAAGGTGTTGCCAATGGATATCTATGGCGAATACCTCATCAAGGCTATCATCACTGGCGATATTGACCGTCAGGAGCAGCTTGGTATTTACGAGGTGGCACCTGAGGATTTCGCACTCGCTGAGTTCGTGGATAGCTCTAAGCTGGAGCTGCAGCGAATTGTAAGAGAGGGACTTAACATTTTACGCAAAGAAAACGCATAA